The DNA sequence TGCTGTGTCGCCCATCCGGTTTGAGAAGCCCCATTCATTGTCATACCAGGTCAGGATCGAGCAGAAAGTGCCATCCATGACCTTGGTCTGGTCCATGTGGAACACGGACGAATGCGGATTGTGGTTGAAGTCGATCGAGACATTCGGTTCATCGGTAAAGCCGAGAATGCCCTTCAGCGGGCCGTTGGCGGCGTCGCGGATGGCCTTGTTGATTTCCTCGACAGTGGTGGAACGCTTGGCAAGGAACTTCAGATCGACAACCGAGACGTTCGGGGTCGGCACGCGAATGGACATGCCGTCGAGCTTGCCGTTGAGCTCTGGCAGCACCAGGCCGACAGCCTTGGCGGCACCGGTCGAGGTCGGAATCATCGACATTGCGGCCGCACGGCCCCGGTAGAGATCCTTGTGCATGGTGTCGAGTGTCGGCTGGTCACCGGTGTAGGAATGGATCGTCGTCATCATGCCTTTTTCAATGCCGATGGCATTGTTGAGAACATAGGCGACCGGCGCCAGGCAGTTGGTGGTGCAGGATGCGTTGGAGACAATGAGGTCGTCCTTGGTCAACACATCAGTGTTGACGCCGTACACGATGGTCTTGTCGGCGCCGGCAGAAGGTGCGGACACCAGAACGCGCTTGGCACCGGCTTCCAGGTGAAAGGCGGCCTTGTCGCGGGCCGTGAAGATGCCTGTGCATTCCAGTACGATGTCGATGTTGAGATCGGCCCAGGGCAGGTTCTTCGGGTCACGTTCGGCAAAAACCTTGAACGAATCGCCGCCTTCAATCTTGATGGTGTCGCCGTCGACTTCAACGGTCTTGGGGAACTTGCCGTGAACCGAATCCCAGCGCAGCAGATGCGCGTTGGTTTCAACCGGGCCGAGATCGTTGATCGCGACAATGTCGATGTCCTGGCGTCCGGATTCATAAATGGCACGCACCACGTTACGGCCGATACGGCCAAATCCGTTAATGGCAATCCTGGTCTTCATGCTGTTTCTCCGTCTTGGGTCAGCGAGCGCCTGTCTTGGATAAGATCAGGCCTTGTCATGCAGGCGGTCTTCAACCGCCGCCACCGCGGCCTCGGCAGTGATGCCGAAATGCTCGTAGAGTTCCTTGTAAGGTCCGGATGCGCCGAAGCCGGTCATGCCGATGAACAGACCGTCCGAGCCAATAAAGCGGTCCCATCCCTGGCGGATGCCCGCCTCGATGGCGATCTTGATCCTGGAATCTCCGATAACAGCCTTTTTATACTCCACGCTCTGCTCTTCGAACAACTCGAAGCACGGCACGGACACCACGCGGGTGGTGTGACCATTCGCCTCAAGCATCTTGCAGGCTTCGAGCGCGATCTCGATTTCCGAACCGGAAGCAAAGATTGTTACCTCGGCTTCGCTGACCGATACGAGATCGTAAGCGCCGTAGGAGCAGAGATTTTCCTCGGTGTAATCGGTGCGCACTGTGGGCAGGTTCTGACGCGTCAGGGCGATGCCGCTGGGGCGCTTTTGTGCCTCAAGGGCGATGTGCCAGCATTCGGCTGTTTCCACGGCATCGGCCGGGCGGAACATCAGCAAATTCGGGATAGCGCGCAAGGCGGCCATCTGCTCGACCGGCTGATGCGTCGGGCCGTCTTCGCCAAGTCCGATGGAATCATGGGTCAGGACGTGGATCACCCGGATGCCCATCAGCGCAGCCAGCCGGATCGAAGGCCGGCAGTAATCCGAGAAGATCAGGAAGCCGCCGGAATAGGGGATCAGGCCGCCATGCAGCGCGATTCCGTTCATCGCCGCCGCCATGCCGTGTTCGCGAATGCCATAATGGATATAGCGTCCGGAAAAATCGTCCGGCGTGATCGGCTTGGTCTGGCTGGTGCGGGTGTTGTTGGACCCGGTCAGGTCGGCTGAGCCGCCAATGGTCTCGGGAACCACGCCATTGATGACTTCGAGCGCCATTTCCGAAGATTTGCGGGTGGCGACGTTGGGCTGGTCCTCGGAGAGCTTGCGCTTGTAGGCAAGGATTGCCGGTTCCAACTCGCCGGGCAATTCGCCGGTCATCCGGCGTTCAAAGGACATCCGGACATCGTTTTCAGTCTCAGCCAGGCGGGCTTCCCAGGCTTTTCTGTCCTTGACCGACCGGAGGCCGGCCAGGCGCCAGGCATCAAGAATGTCGGACGGCACGACGAAAGGTTCTTCGCTCCAGCCGAGGGCTGCGCGGGCACCGGCGATTTCCTTGTCGCCAAGTGGCGACCCATGGGCGCCGCTGGTTCCAGCCTTGTTGGGAGCGCCAAAGCCGATCACGGTCTTGGCGGCGATCAATGTCGGCCGGTCGGATTTCTGCGCGGCTTCGATGGCTTGTGCGATCGCGTCGGGATCGTGGCCGTCGATGTCGAGCGTGTTCCAGCCCGAAGCTGCGAAGCGGGCCAACTGGTCGGTCGAATCGGTCAGCGAAATCGGGCCATCGATGGAAATCGAATTGTTGTCCCAGAAGACAATCAGCTTGTTGAGCTTGAGGTGGCCTGCCAGCGATATCGCTTCCTGGCTGATGCCCTCCATCAGGCAGCCGTCGCCGGCTAGCGCATAGGTGTGATGTTCAACCAGGTCGGATCCGAACTCGGTTGCGAGCTTGCGCTCGGCGATCGCCATGCCGACAGCATTGCCGAGGCCCTGGCCGAGCGGGCCGGTGGTGGTTTCAATGCCTGCAGCGTGGCCATATTCGGGATGGCCGGCGGTCGGAGATCCAAGCTGGCGGAAATTCTTGATGTCCTCGAGCGAGATGTCATCATAACCAAGCAGATAGAGCAGCGAATAGATCAGCATCGAACCATGGCCGGCTGACAGCACGAAGCGGTCGCGGTCAGGCCAATTGGGCTTTTTCGGATCAAAGGTGAGATAGCGTGAGAACAGCACTGTGGCGACATCGGCTGCGCCCATTGGCAAGCCGGGGTGCCCGGATTTGGCTTTCTCTACAGCATCCATGGATAGAAACCGGATTGCATTCGCCATCCGGTCGTGTTTTTCGCGTGAAATCATGATGGTTCCGCCAGTCGCGTTCAGGTCAGGTCCGGGCCGAAAGCAGTCCGGATCGAAGGCCGCGCACAAATAGCAGTTGCTTCGCCGGAGTCAACAAAGGCATGGCACGCAAACCGCTGATGCCACAATCGTGTCGCATGCTCACGACTGGGGATGCAGAGCGCGGTTTTGTTGACGCGTAGTTGCGCTGATGCGTAAACTAGGCCCCGCAAGTATCCGGAATTCAAGCGATTCGGCTTGTAGTCCAGATCCAGGGAAGCCGCCGATGCCCGCCGAAAAAACATTGAAATCAGCACTTGAGGCTTTGAACAAGGCCTTGAATCAGCTTGACAATGAGGTTGACCGGCAAGTCGAGGCCAGCCGCAGTTCGACCGAAACCGCAGCGGAACTGGACCGGATGATCGAAGATCGTTCGCGTATTGCGCAGGAGCTTGACCAGGCACAGGACAGGGCGAACCGTCTGGAAGAGGCAAACCGGGAGGTTTCGCGCAGGCTGGTGACGGCCATGGAAACGATCCGGGCGGTCTTAGACCGCTGATAGACGGGTGGCGGGCCTGATACAGGCCTGATCACCCAATTTGATGCTGCACAGGATATGTTGAATGGCACAAGTCACGGTTACCATTGACTCCAAGACCTACCGCATGGCCTGCGAAGAGGGGCAGGAAACGCATCTCACCGAGCTTGCAAGCCGCTTTGATCGCTATGTTGGCCATCTCAAGGGTGAGTTTGGCGAAATCGGCGACTTGCGGATTACCGTGATGGCCGGAATCATGGTGATGGATGAATTGCACGAGTTGCAGCGGCGGATGCGCGGACTTGAAGCAGAAGTCGAAACCCTGAAGAAAACCCGCGACAATGCCCTGACCAAGGTCGACAAGGTTGACAGCGATATCACCGAGGCGCTGATCGAAGTGACAGGAAAAATCGAGAAAATCGCCGGCAAGCTGGCGGGCCGGGACTAATTCTCGGCCGCCGCGGCGTGAATTTCCTTCAGGGCGGCTATCACCTTTTCGGGAATGGCATGAAGGATATGCTGCCCGATCTCGGGAATTTCCTCATACCGGCAATTGGCTATCCGACCGGCGGCAAGCCTCGCTATTTTCGAGTTTACCGCAGGGTCAGACTCGCCATGAAGCACAATGACCGGCAGGTTGAGCAAGGCAAGCCGTTCGCTCCAGTCCGAATCGCTCGCTGACGTGTCGGCAAGGAAGGCGGAAGCTCCACCGACAGTGACATGATGGATGCCAGCTCGCAGCAATCCGTAAATTTCCTGGTCCTGAATCGCCTTGCGGTCGCCGGGACAGTTTTCGGCAAGGGCTGAAAGGTACCGGTTGGAACCGCCATACCGCAGATAGGCAACCGCTGTGAGGGCAATGAACCGGTGTGCTGCGGCTGATGCAATCCCGCTCGACATTGCGAGTTTCTGCAAGACACCGACCGGTACAAGATGTTCAGCCATCTGCAGCGGATAATAGGCTGAGCACAGGACCAGGCCACTGACCCGCTCGGGGTGGGTGAGACAATATTCGATCGCTGCATGAGCACCAAACAGATGGCCAAGCACGAGCGAACGACCGACACCGTGCTGGTCGCAGACATATACAGCATCCTCGATACACGATTGTATCATCGGCCTGTTCCTGAAAGGTGGGCGCGTTGCGCCATAGCCAGGTTTGGAAATGCCGAGATACTCAAAACCGGCACAGCTAAGGCCATGCCGTGCTGCCATGGTGAGTTCCGGTCCTTGCAATAACCCATGGAACATCAACACCGGACAGGTTTCCCCGGCGGTGCCGGGAGGCGCGGGGTAATGAACATAGCTGATCTGCCTCCCGCCAGAATCTGCCGTCCGCCAGGACGAAATGTCATGGGCAAAGGGGAAGCTGTTGGTTGGCGATGCGATGGTGACGCCCGGATCGGGCACTCCACCGGAGAGGGCCGCCAGGCTGACAAGGTCATTGACCACCTGGACGGCTTCGAGACGCGATGCGACACCAAGTTTGCGAAAGATCGCCTGGGTCTGACTTTTCACCGTGTCGACAGAGCGAAAGCGATCCCGGGAGATCTCGACATTCGACTTGCCGTTGGCCATCAGCTCGAGAACTTCATTCTCTGATGGTGACAGCCCGAAGCTGCCGCTAAGAACGACCGGAATGCTGGCGCTCCAGCTGGCGCCGGGAAGGGTGACGACGACAACATCAAGTTCAAGATTGTGGTTGAGAGATACAAAACCGCTCTCGCCTTCCCTGCGTACGAAACTGCGATTTCCGCCCGGCTGTTGGGTGTTGTGTCCAAACAACGCTGCCACGGTCTCAAGCACCGGGCCGCTGAGGCTCATCTGCAATTGTTCGACCTGGTCGGCGGAATAGGCAGCGGCTTCGGTTGAAATGACTGCCTTGTTGTTCTTGTCGTGGGTGATGACGAAGCCGTCTATGTATCCGAATAGGTTTCGCGCTTGCGACGACTGCGCGACAATCCGCAATGCCCTGTCGAAAACAATTTTCAAGGCCGGACCTTCGACCAGCGAGCGGTACTTGGCCTCTGGCGCCGGAGACATGACTTGCGCCAGTTCGGCGGCGATATTGAAATGCTTGCCAATCTCGCCCGAGAACACCGGGTGGCCGGTTTCCCCGACAGCCAGAAAATCCTCGAGATCTTTCATGAACTCGGTGAATTCCTGATCGCCCTTGAAATAGGAATAAATTGTTTCGATTGCCCGTGTTAGCGGGGCAGGGTTGTCAACAGACTCCATGGACCGGATACCGTTTCTGTGGACTGTGATTTCGATCCGATTTTACACAATGGATGGTTGCGCACAAGCGGACGCTGACGCGCCCTGGGCGTTGTTATGGACGGGGTGGCGCTCTAAAATGCTTTGGTGAAGGTCAAGTCCATTCCGCTGGTTCTATAATCGTAGAATGCGACATTGCTGCTTTGCTGCTTATGGAACAGGCCGATGATCGGAGAAAGGCCGGCGATCTGGAAATCGTCCTTGCGGAAGGCCCCCCTGAGTTCCCCAAACCTGTCCTGACGCACCAGTCTCAGCCCAGGAAAAAGATCTTCGAAATCACGCGTGCCAACAGTCAGATAGGCATTCATTCGCAGACCAAAGGCGATTGGCGTCTCCATGCCCAGAGTAAGAGATTTGCTGTCGTAGGAATTCCATGGCCGGGCGGACACGGTTTCCCGTTCGAAACTGCTGCTGACCGACACCGCGATCTGATTTGAAAACGCCCGCCGCAACGTTCCTGTCGCACGTGTGGTGCTGGCTTCGGCTGCCCTGGTGGCATCAAAGCTGCGGTTCATGTGAATGACTTCTGCCGACACCCACCAGTTCTGGGCAAAGTTCCACTTTGCCGCGACCCGGCCTCCGAT is a window from the Hoeflea sp. IMCC20628 genome containing:
- a CDS encoding DUF4164 domain-containing protein; this encodes MPAEKTLKSALEALNKALNQLDNEVDRQVEASRSSTETAAELDRMIEDRSRIAQELDQAQDRANRLEEANREVSRRLVTAMETIRAVLDR
- the gap gene encoding type I glyceraldehyde-3-phosphate dehydrogenase, giving the protein MKTRIAINGFGRIGRNVVRAIYESGRQDIDIVAINDLGPVETNAHLLRWDSVHGKFPKTVEVDGDTIKIEGGDSFKVFAERDPKNLPWADLNIDIVLECTGIFTARDKAAFHLEAGAKRVLVSAPSAGADKTIVYGVNTDVLTKDDLIVSNASCTTNCLAPVAYVLNNAIGIEKGMMTTIHSYTGDQPTLDTMHKDLYRGRAAAMSMIPTSTGAAKAVGLVLPELNGKLDGMSIRVPTPNVSVVDLKFLAKRSTTVEEINKAIRDAANGPLKGILGFTDEPNVSIDFNHNPHSSVFHMDQTKVMDGTFCSILTWYDNEWGFSNRMGDTAVAMAKLI
- the tkt gene encoding transketolase, with the translated sequence MISREKHDRMANAIRFLSMDAVEKAKSGHPGLPMGAADVATVLFSRYLTFDPKKPNWPDRDRFVLSAGHGSMLIYSLLYLLGYDDISLEDIKNFRQLGSPTAGHPEYGHAAGIETTTGPLGQGLGNAVGMAIAERKLATEFGSDLVEHHTYALAGDGCLMEGISQEAISLAGHLKLNKLIVFWDNNSISIDGPISLTDSTDQLARFAASGWNTLDIDGHDPDAIAQAIEAAQKSDRPTLIAAKTVIGFGAPNKAGTSGAHGSPLGDKEIAGARAALGWSEEPFVVPSDILDAWRLAGLRSVKDRKAWEARLAETENDVRMSFERRMTGELPGELEPAILAYKRKLSEDQPNVATRKSSEMALEVINGVVPETIGGSADLTGSNNTRTSQTKPITPDDFSGRYIHYGIREHGMAAAMNGIALHGGLIPYSGGFLIFSDYCRPSIRLAALMGIRVIHVLTHDSIGLGEDGPTHQPVEQMAALRAIPNLLMFRPADAVETAECWHIALEAQKRPSGIALTRQNLPTVRTDYTEENLCSYGAYDLVSVSEAEVTIFASGSEIEIALEACKMLEANGHTTRVVSVPCFELFEEQSVEYKKAVIGDSRIKIAIEAGIRQGWDRFIGSDGLFIGMTGFGASGPYKELYEHFGITAEAAVAAVEDRLHDKA
- a CDS encoding alpha/beta fold hydrolase encodes the protein MESVDNPAPLTRAIETIYSYFKGDQEFTEFMKDLEDFLAVGETGHPVFSGEIGKHFNIAAELAQVMSPAPEAKYRSLVEGPALKIVFDRALRIVAQSSQARNLFGYIDGFVITHDKNNKAVISTEAAAYSADQVEQLQMSLSGPVLETVAALFGHNTQQPGGNRSFVRREGESGFVSLNHNLELDVVVVTLPGASWSASIPVVLSGSFGLSPSENEVLELMANGKSNVEISRDRFRSVDTVKSQTQAIFRKLGVASRLEAVQVVNDLVSLAALSGGVPDPGVTIASPTNSFPFAHDISSWRTADSGGRQISYVHYPAPPGTAGETCPVLMFHGLLQGPELTMAARHGLSCAGFEYLGISKPGYGATRPPFRNRPMIQSCIEDAVYVCDQHGVGRSLVLGHLFGAHAAIEYCLTHPERVSGLVLCSAYYPLQMAEHLVPVGVLQKLAMSSGIASAAAHRFIALTAVAYLRYGGSNRYLSALAENCPGDRKAIQDQEIYGLLRAGIHHVTVGGASAFLADTSASDSDWSERLALLNLPVIVLHGESDPAVNSKIARLAAGRIANCRYEEIPEIGQHILHAIPEKVIAALKEIHAAAAEN
- a CDS encoding cell division protein ZapA encodes the protein MAQVTVTIDSKTYRMACEEGQETHLTELASRFDRYVGHLKGEFGEIGDLRITVMAGIMVMDELHELQRRMRGLEAEVETLKKTRDNALTKVDKVDSDITEALIEVTGKIEKIAGKLAGRD